A window of Strix aluco isolate bStrAlu1 chromosome 2, bStrAlu1.hap1, whole genome shotgun sequence contains these coding sequences:
- the EXOSC8 gene encoding exosome complex component RRP43, translating into MATAFKTVEPLEYYRRFLKENCRPDGRELGEFRATTVNIGSITTADGSALVKLGNTTVICGVKAELAAPAVDSANKGYIVPNVELPSLCSTRFRSGPPGEEAQAASQFIADVIENSQIIAKEDLCIASGKLAWVLYCDIICLDYDGNILDASAFALLAALKNVQLPSVTINEETGLSEVNLKQKNPLVIRQHPVATSFAIFDDTLLIVDPTAEEEDLATGTVTVVTDDEGRLCSVHKPGGSPLTGAKLQDCITRAITRHKEVKKLIDKVIKSIKPK; encoded by the exons ATGGCGACGGCTTTCAA AACGGTGGAGCCATTGGAATATTACAGAAGATTTTTG AAAGAGAACTGTCGACCTGATGGAAGGGAGTTAGGTGAATTCCGGGCAACCACCGTCAACATAG GTTCAATTACAACTGCAGATGGTTCTGCCCTGGTGAAGTTAGGAAATACTACGGTGATTTGTGGAGTTAAAGCG GAACTTGCTGCACCTGCAGTAGATTCTGCTAATAAGGGATATATTG TTCCGAACGTAGAACTGCCATCCCTCTGTTCAACGAGGTTTCGTTCTGGACCACCTGGTGAAGAGGCTCAAGCAGCAAGCCAGTTCATTGCAGATGTGATTGAAAA ttcaCAGATAATAGCAAAAGAAGACTTATGTATTGCAAGTGGCAAG CTTGCTTGGGTGTTATACTGCGATATCATATGTCTGGACTATGATGGAAACATTTTGGATGCCAGTGCCTTTGCTTTGTTAGCAGCATTAAAAAATG TACAATTACCATCAGTTACTATAAATGAAGAAACTGGTTTATCAGAagttaatttaaaacagaagaatccTTTGGTTATCAGACAGCATCCGGTTGCCACATCATTTGCTATCTTTGATGA CACATTACTCATTGTTGACCCAACTGCTGAAGAAGAAGACTTAGCAACTGGAACAGTAACTGTTGTAACAGATGATGAAGGCAGGCTGTGTTCTGTCCATAAACCAG GTGGAAGTCCTCTTACAGGAGCTAAGCTTCAGGACTGTATCACCAGAGCAATTACAAGACACAAAGAAGTCAAGAAGCTGATAGACAAAGTAATAAAAAGTATAAAGCCCAAGTGA